DNA from Terriglobales bacterium:
CTGTTCCTGGTCTTCCTGGCGGGGCTGGCGCTGCTGGAGCCCATCGACGAGCCCCACAAGCAACTGACGCTGCTGGCCATCGGGGTGCTGCAGTTGGCGGAAGGGCGGCTGGTGGCGTGGTCGCCGCGGCGCGGCCCCGGCTACAGCGTGCTGCTCAAGATCCTGCTGGCCACGCTGCTGATGGAGCACACCGGGGACCTAGCCACCTCCATCAACAGCCCCTACTATCCCATCTACTATCTGCCGGTGGTGACGGCGGCCATCTACTTCGGGCCGCTGGCCACGCTGCTGTGGACGCTCGTGGCCTCGCTGGCCTACTGCTCGCTGCTGATCCCGGCGCTGCAGGAGTACGAGCTGACGGGAGAGGGCGCCACCGCCCTGGGCATCCGCATCCTCTTCTTCTTCCTGGCCGCCATCCTCATCAACCGCTTCGTGATGTACAACCGCAAGCAGGTGCGGCGCTACCAGCTTCTCTCCGAGACCCTGGCCGAGACCAACCTGCAACTGCAGCGGGTGGAGGCGGAAGCGCGGCGAGCGGAGCGGCTGGCGGCGCTGGGACAGCTCTCCGCCGGGCTGGCGCACGAGATCCGCAACCCCCTGGGCGTGATCAAGGGCTCGGCCGAGATGCTGGGGCGCAAGGTCGAGGAAAGCCAGCCGCTGGCGCGCGAGCTGGCCGGCAACATCTCCTCCGAGGTGAACCGGCTGAACGGGCTGGTGGCGCGTTTCCTGGACTTCGCGCGGCCCTCGCGGCTGGACCTGCGCCCGCAGCGCCTCCCCGAGATCGTGGAGGCGGCGCTGGAGGCGGTCGCGCAGCAGATGCCGGCGGCCCGGGTGAAAATCGAGCGGCAGTACGCCGAGGAGTTGCCCGAGGTCGTGGTGGACCGGCAACTCTGCGAGCAGCTCTTCGTCAACCTGATCCTGAACGCCTACCAGGCGATGGACGGGCGGGAAGGACATCTGCGGCTAGTCATCGCACCCCAGGTCTCGGAAGGCGAGGCCGGGGTGGCGGTCAGCGTGGAGGACGACGGCCCCGGCGTCCCCGAAGAACTGCGCGAGCAGATCTTCAATCCCTTCGTGACCTCGAAGAAGGAGGGCGTGGGGCTGGGCCTGCCCATCGTGGCCAAGATCGCCGACGACCATCGCGGCTGGGTGCGGCTGGAAGAACTCTATCGCGGGGGCGCGGGCTTCCGCGTCTTCCTGCCGCAGGTGCAGCCCGGCCAGGAGAATCCGTGAGCCAGAAGAACGCACACAGCGCGGCGGTGCTCATCGTGGAGGACGAGCCCAAGATGCGGCGGCTGCTGGAACTGCAGCTCGCCGACGAAGGCTTCGCCACCCACGCCGCCGCCGACGCCGAGAGCGGCCTCGGGATCCTGCAGCGCGAGAAGGTGGACCTGGTGCTCACCGACTTCCGCCTGCCGGGCATGAGCGGGGTG
Protein-coding regions in this window:
- a CDS encoding ATP-binding protein; amino-acid sequence: LFLVFLAGLALLEPIDEPHKQLTLLAIGVLQLAEGRLVAWSPRRGPGYSVLLKILLATLLMEHTGDLATSINSPYYPIYYLPVVTAAIYFGPLATLLWTLVASLAYCSLLIPALQEYELTGEGATALGIRILFFFLAAILINRFVMYNRKQVRRYQLLSETLAETNLQLQRVEAEARRAERLAALGQLSAGLAHEIRNPLGVIKGSAEMLGRKVEESQPLARELAGNISSEVNRLNGLVARFLDFARPSRLDLRPQRLPEIVEAALEAVAQQMPAARVKIERQYAEELPEVVVDRQLCEQLFVNLILNAYQAMDGREGHLRLVIAPQVSEGEAGVAVSVEDDGPGVPEELREQIFNPFVTSKKEGVGLGLPIVAKIADDHRGWVRLEELYRGGAGFRVFLPQVQPGQENP